In Gemmatimonadota bacterium, a single window of DNA contains:
- a CDS encoding phosphate ABC transporter permease subunit PstC yields the protein IYLSEYAAERLRRLVKPSLEVLAGIPTVVYGYFALTFVTPLIREVWPQTNVFNALSAGLVVGIMVIPMVASLSEDAMRAVPTSLREAAYALGATKFEVATRSVVPAALSGVLASFLLAASRAIGETMVVAIAAGATPRLTANPLESIQTMTGYIAQISLGETPFGTIEYRTIFAVGLALFAVTLVMNMISVWVLQRFREEYE from the coding sequence ATCTACCTCAGCGAGTACGCGGCCGAGCGGCTGCGCCGGCTGGTCAAGCCGTCGCTCGAGGTGCTGGCCGGCATCCCCACGGTCGTGTACGGCTACTTCGCCCTCACCTTCGTGACCCCGCTCATCCGCGAAGTCTGGCCGCAGACCAATGTGTTCAACGCACTCAGCGCGGGGCTGGTGGTAGGCATCATGGTCATCCCCATGGTCGCCTCGCTGTCCGAGGACGCGATGCGCGCAGTGCCGACCTCCTTGCGCGAGGCCGCCTACGCGCTGGGCGCCACCAAATTCGAGGTGGCCACCCGCTCGGTCGTCCCGGCCGCGCTCTCCGGGGTGCTGGCGTCGTTCCTGCTGGCCGCGTCGCGCGCCATTGGCGAGACCATGGTGGTGGCCATTGCGGCTGGCGCCACGCCGCGGCTCACCGCCAACCCGCTCGAGAGCATCCAGACCATGACCGGCTACATCGCCCAGATCAGCCTGGGCGAGACGCCCTTCGGCACCATCGAGTACCGAACGATCTTCGCCGTGGGACTGGCGCTCTTCGCTGTGACGCTGGTGATGAACATGATAAGCGTGTGGGTGCTGCAGCGCTTCCGGGAGGAATACGAATGA
- the phoU gene encoding phosphate signaling complex protein PhoU encodes MSPQRHFREELDRLNSLLVSMAGLAEQAVRLAAAALLERDQGKAQEVIRRDGDIDALELAVDDAAIQLLALQQPMAGDLRFITMAMKISNDLERVGDHAVNIAEEVEHMLQVPPFPALAEIEEMARLSTDMLNDALDAFVHGNSALARRVVVRDDRVDELHDNVFRILLTHMMEQPRRIGAGLDLLLVSRNLERIADLATNVAEDVVYFVEGRTIKHRAELRQAEESEAAEPGPEPGAEP; translated from the coding sequence ATGAGCCCGCAGCGCCACTTCCGCGAGGAGCTGGACCGGCTGAACTCGCTGCTGGTCAGCATGGCTGGACTGGCCGAGCAGGCGGTGCGGCTGGCGGCCGCGGCGCTGCTCGAGCGGGATCAGGGAAAGGCGCAGGAAGTCATCCGCCGTGACGGCGACATTGACGCCCTCGAGCTGGCGGTGGACGACGCGGCCATCCAGCTCCTGGCGTTGCAGCAGCCCATGGCCGGTGACCTGCGCTTCATCACCATGGCCATGAAGATCTCGAACGACCTCGAGCGGGTGGGCGACCACGCCGTCAACATCGCCGAGGAGGTCGAACACATGCTCCAGGTCCCGCCCTTCCCGGCGCTCGCCGAGATCGAGGAGATGGCCCGCCTCTCGACCGACATGCTGAACGACGCGCTGGACGCGTTCGTACACGGCAACAGCGCGCTGGCGCGCCGGGTCGTCGTGCGGGACGACCGCGTTGACGAGCTGCACGACAACGTCTTCCGCATCCTGCTCACCCACATGATGGAGCAGCCACGCCGCATCGGCGCGGGACTGGACCTGCTGCTGGTTTCCCGCAACCTGGAGCGCATTGCGGACCTGGCCACCAACGTGGCCGAAGACGTGGTCTACTTCGTGGAGGGGCGGACAATCAAGCACCGGGCCGAGCTACGGCAGGCGGAGGAGTCGGAGGCGGCGGAGCCGGGGCCGGAGCCGGGGGCGGAGCCCTGA
- the pstA gene encoding phosphate ABC transporter permease PstA, translating into MSLNYASGGGERGRGSGGGQRPPTPGRGGNESPWPGPGHLRLRRLLGSAFAALCLAATAVGLVVLAALLVDVWRDGARHLSWDFLNSFPSRRPAQAGIKPALVGSLWVLGLTAAFSFPIGVATGIWLVEYAPNNRLTRFIQLNIANLAGVPSIVYGILGLALLVRAAAMGRSILAGSLTLALLILPVIIIAAQEAVRAVPNSIRLGAYALGATRWQAIRHQVLPLALPGILTGTILALSRAVGEAAPLLMIGALAFVPFLPRGPMDQFTALPIQIFNWVSRPQAAFHERAAAAILVLLAVLLTLNAAAIVLRNRYSKRL; encoded by the coding sequence ATGAGCCTGAATTACGCGTCCGGCGGAGGGGAGCGCGGCCGGGGCAGCGGCGGCGGCCAGCGGCCACCCACGCCGGGGCGCGGCGGGAACGAGAGTCCCTGGCCAGGCCCGGGCCACCTGCGCCTACGCCGCCTGCTGGGCAGCGCCTTCGCCGCCCTGTGCCTGGCCGCCACCGCGGTGGGGCTGGTCGTGCTGGCCGCACTGCTCGTGGATGTCTGGCGGGACGGCGCACGTCACCTTTCCTGGGATTTCCTGAACTCGTTTCCCTCGCGGCGGCCGGCGCAGGCGGGCATCAAGCCCGCACTGGTGGGATCGCTCTGGGTGCTGGGCTTGACCGCCGCATTCTCCTTCCCCATTGGCGTCGCCACCGGCATCTGGCTCGTCGAGTACGCGCCGAACAACCGGCTGACGCGCTTCATCCAGCTCAACATTGCCAACCTGGCGGGCGTGCCCTCCATCGTCTACGGCATCCTGGGCCTGGCCCTCCTCGTTCGCGCCGCAGCCATGGGGCGGAGCATCCTGGCCGGCTCGCTGACGCTGGCGCTGCTGATCCTGCCGGTCATCATCATTGCCGCCCAGGAGGCGGTCCGGGCAGTGCCCAACTCGATCCGGCTGGGCGCCTACGCCCTGGGCGCGACGCGCTGGCAGGCGATACGCCACCAGGTCCTGCCGCTGGCGCTGCCCGGGATCCTGACGGGCACGATCCTGGCCCTCTCCCGGGCCGTAGGCGAGGCTGCGCCGCTGCTCATGATCGGGGCCCTGGCCTTCGTGCCCTTCCTGCCCCGTGGACCCATGGACCAGTTCACCGCCCTGCCCATCCAGATCTTCAACTGGGTCTCGCGGCCCCAGGCCGCGTTCCACGAGCGCGCCGCTGCGGCCATCCTGGTGCTGCTCGCCGTGCTGCTCACGCTCAACGCGGCGGCCATCGTGCTGCGCAACCGCTACTCGAAGAGGCTCTAG
- the pstB gene encoding phosphate ABC transporter ATP-binding protein, which yields MPDSIVVPPGAAELETRNLSVFYDGTAAVREVTIRIPDRGVVAFIGPSGCGKSTLLRCFNRMNDLIPGARVEGLALFQGQNLYHPEVDPVEVRRRIGMVFQKPNPFPKSIYDTVAFGPRINGYRGNLDELVERSLRQAALWDEVKDRLHLSALALSGGQQQRVCIARALAIQPEVVLMDEPASALDPIATQKIEDLIYDLKQHYTVVIVTHNMQQAARVAEYTAFLYLGELIEYGPTQELFTNPREEKTEAYITGRFG from the coding sequence ATGCCCGATTCCATCGTAGTCCCGCCCGGCGCCGCGGAGCTCGAGACCCGGAATCTCTCCGTGTTCTACGACGGGACGGCTGCGGTTCGGGAGGTCACGATACGCATCCCCGATCGCGGCGTCGTCGCCTTCATAGGCCCCTCCGGCTGCGGCAAGAGCACACTGCTGCGCTGCTTCAACCGCATGAACGACCTGATCCCCGGCGCGCGGGTCGAGGGACTGGCGCTGTTCCAGGGCCAGAACCTGTACCATCCCGAGGTGGACCCGGTCGAGGTGCGGCGGCGCATCGGCATGGTGTTTCAGAAGCCGAACCCCTTCCCCAAGTCAATCTACGACACTGTTGCCTTCGGCCCGCGCATCAACGGCTACCGCGGCAACCTGGACGAGCTGGTGGAGCGCTCGCTGCGGCAGGCGGCTTTGTGGGACGAGGTGAAGGATCGGCTGCACCTCAGTGCGCTGGCTCTGTCCGGCGGGCAGCAGCAGCGGGTATGCATTGCCCGCGCGCTCGCCATCCAGCCGGAGGTCGTGCTCATGGACGAGCCTGCCTCGGCGCTGGACCCGATCGCGACGCAAAAGATCGAGGACCTGATCTACGACTTGAAGCAGCACTACACGGTGGTGATCGTGACCCACAACATGCAGCAGGCGGCGCGCGTCGCGGAGTACACGGCGTTCCTGTACCTGGGCGAGCTGATCGAGTACGGCCCGACACAGGAGCTGTTCACCAACCCGCGTGAGGAGAAGACGGAGGCCTACATCACGGGGAGGTTCGGATGA